A portion of the Roseimicrobium gellanilyticum genome contains these proteins:
- a CDS encoding sulfatase family protein — translation MNFSRSLVLCFAAVLAASLPCSGRAAEAPDSRPNILIITVDDMSADSLGAFGCKLPDTSPHIDRLASAGMKFNLAHAQAGNCMPSRNVMWSGRYTHHNRIEGFYQVRDVKYPVLTDLMKGGGYFTGIRGKVAHSTPYSPYKWDLDLDDGPDGKKVHVKDAPSYEVSTTQGIQAAKSAGKPFCLMINVSDPHKPFYAEGNRGETIPDEHVPSRVFTPEEVPIPGFLFDDPVVRKELSHYYSSVRRADDCVGAILTALKKSGEDERTLILFLSDHGMPLPFAKTQLYHHSTRTPLIVRWPGITKAGSVDETNMVSAVDFLPTLLDAAGITHPTGLDGSSFAPLLRNTSQEGRDFIVKGHTENAGRSRDPMRAIQTKKYLYIFNAWSNGTRVMATATSGTSTYRRMVALAKTDSKIAGRLEVYQHRTMEELYDVEQDPDCLHNLIGHTTHAKDADTMRQMLESWMVKYEDPMLEIFRKRGDAAAREAWVAIQEKEAEERVGGKKGGKKRAGKATPDDE, via the coding sequence ATGAATTTCAGCCGGTCTCTCGTATTGTGTTTTGCAGCGGTGCTTGCAGCCAGTCTCCCTTGCAGTGGACGGGCTGCGGAGGCACCGGATTCCAGGCCCAACATCCTGATCATCACGGTGGATGACATGAGCGCGGACTCCCTCGGAGCCTTTGGCTGCAAGCTGCCGGACACATCGCCGCACATCGATCGGCTCGCGTCTGCAGGCATGAAGTTCAATCTCGCGCACGCGCAGGCGGGGAACTGCATGCCTTCACGCAATGTCATGTGGTCCGGGCGCTACACCCACCACAATCGCATCGAGGGTTTCTATCAGGTCCGGGACGTGAAATATCCGGTGCTGACAGATCTCATGAAAGGCGGTGGATACTTCACCGGCATCCGCGGCAAGGTGGCGCATTCCACTCCTTACTCCCCCTACAAATGGGACCTTGATCTCGATGACGGCCCCGATGGAAAGAAGGTGCACGTGAAGGATGCTCCTTCCTACGAGGTGAGCACCACCCAAGGCATTCAGGCCGCGAAGTCTGCGGGCAAACCCTTCTGCCTGATGATCAATGTCTCCGATCCGCACAAGCCCTTCTATGCGGAGGGCAATCGGGGTGAGACCATCCCGGATGAGCATGTGCCCAGCCGTGTCTTCACACCGGAAGAGGTGCCGATTCCGGGTTTCCTGTTCGATGACCCAGTCGTCCGCAAGGAACTCTCCCACTACTATTCCTCCGTGCGCCGTGCGGACGATTGTGTGGGCGCCATCCTGACTGCGCTGAAGAAGTCAGGCGAGGACGAGCGCACGCTGATTCTCTTCCTCTCGGATCATGGCATGCCCCTGCCGTTCGCAAAGACGCAGCTCTACCATCACAGCACCCGCACGCCCCTCATTGTGCGCTGGCCGGGAATCACAAAGGCAGGATCCGTGGATGAAACGAACATGGTTTCCGCCGTGGATTTCCTCCCGACATTGCTGGATGCCGCAGGGATCACGCATCCCACCGGACTGGATGGCTCTTCCTTTGCGCCGCTTCTTCGCAACACCTCACAGGAAGGTCGCGACTTCATCGTGAAAGGCCACACGGAGAACGCAGGACGCTCCCGCGATCCCATGCGAGCCATCCAGACGAAGAAGTATCTCTACATCTTCAACGCCTGGTCCAATGGCACCCGGGTGATGGCCACGGCCACGAGCGGCACCTCCACCTACCGCCGCATGGTGGCTCTTGCCAAAACGGATTCCAAGATCGCGGGCCGCCTGGAAGTCTACCAGCACCGCACCATGGAGGAGCTGTACGATGTGGAACAGGATCCCGACTGCCTTCACAATCTCATCGGCCACACCACTCACGCCAAGGATGCGGACACCATGCGCCAGATGCTGGAGTCATGGATGGTGAAATATGAAGACCCCATGCTCGAAATCTTCCGCAAGCGCGGCGATGCCGCAGCACGGGAGGCCTGGGTCGCCATCCAAGAGAAGGAGGCGGAAGAACGCGTGGGAGGAAAGAAAGGCGGCAAGAAAAGGGCAGGAAAGGCGACGCCTGACGACGAATGA
- a CDS encoding glucose-6-phosphate isomerase: MNLWQRYQKHLVRYTDLGISLDVSRMTFPDDFFTKMKPLTDKAFAEMKKLEAGAIANPDEKRMVGHYWLRNFGLAPSPELRTGIESDIAQSKAFADEIHAGNIVAERGGRFTRLLIVGIGGSALGPQFITDALVNSWDAPLKTHFFDNTDPDGLQRVLADIGADLNRTLTVVISKSGGTPETRNGMLEAKAAYERAGLDFSKHAVAVTGTAANGITSKLEAYANEHKWLKIFPMTDWVGGRTSVMHTVGLVPMALQGVDVDSLLAGASAMDEKTRSLPVEQNAAMLLALMWHHAGGGKGAKDMVILPYKDRLVLLSKYLQQLVMESLGKELDLDGNKVNQGIAVYGNKGSTDQHAYVQQLRDGVNNFFATFIEVRKSASGPQLEVEPATTCGDFLQGFLRGTRKALYENGRESVTISVPGVNAYVVGAIVALFERAVGYYATLVNINAYHQPGVEAGKKAAGDFLKILTNVRAQLVKAGSATADEVASAIGADAEEVYHCLVHLAANEAHVAQSLGKTPGDDRFTLETHA; encoded by the coding sequence ATGAACCTCTGGCAGCGCTATCAGAAGCACCTCGTCCGCTACACCGATCTCGGCATCTCGCTCGACGTCTCACGGATGACTTTCCCCGACGACTTCTTCACGAAGATGAAGCCTCTGACCGACAAGGCTTTCGCGGAAATGAAAAAGCTCGAGGCAGGAGCCATCGCCAACCCTGATGAGAAGCGGATGGTCGGCCACTACTGGCTGCGCAACTTCGGCCTGGCCCCCTCCCCGGAGCTTCGCACCGGCATTGAGAGCGACATCGCCCAATCCAAGGCATTTGCGGACGAAATCCACGCGGGCAACATCGTCGCAGAGCGCGGCGGGCGATTCACCCGCCTGCTGATCGTCGGCATCGGTGGCTCCGCCCTGGGCCCGCAGTTCATCACGGACGCCCTGGTAAATTCCTGGGACGCCCCGCTGAAGACCCACTTCTTTGACAACACCGATCCGGACGGCCTCCAGCGCGTCCTCGCAGACATCGGCGCGGATCTCAATCGCACACTCACCGTCGTCATTTCCAAGTCCGGCGGCACTCCCGAGACGCGCAATGGCATGCTCGAAGCGAAGGCCGCGTATGAACGCGCCGGCCTGGACTTCTCCAAGCACGCGGTGGCCGTGACCGGCACGGCCGCGAATGGCATCACCAGCAAGCTGGAAGCCTATGCCAACGAGCACAAGTGGCTGAAGATTTTCCCGATGACCGACTGGGTTGGCGGACGCACTTCCGTGATGCATACCGTGGGTCTGGTGCCCATGGCGTTGCAGGGCGTGGATGTGGACTCGCTTCTCGCTGGCGCCTCCGCCATGGATGAAAAGACCCGCAGCCTCCCGGTGGAGCAGAACGCCGCCATGCTGCTGGCTCTCATGTGGCACCACGCTGGTGGCGGCAAAGGTGCGAAGGACATGGTCATCCTCCCCTATAAGGATCGCCTCGTGCTCCTGAGCAAGTACCTCCAGCAGCTCGTGATGGAGTCTCTGGGCAAGGAACTGGACCTCGATGGCAACAAGGTAAATCAGGGCATTGCCGTGTACGGCAACAAGGGTTCCACCGACCAGCATGCCTATGTGCAACAGCTCCGCGACGGCGTGAACAATTTCTTCGCCACCTTCATTGAGGTGCGCAAGAGCGCCTCGGGCCCGCAGCTCGAGGTGGAACCTGCCACCACCTGCGGCGACTTCCTCCAGGGCTTCCTGCGCGGCACCCGCAAGGCCCTCTACGAAAATGGTCGCGAATCCGTGACCATCAGTGTGCCTGGAGTGAATGCCTACGTGGTCGGCGCGATTGTCGCCCTCTTCGAGCGCGCGGTGGGTTACTACGCCACTCTCGTAAACATCAATGCCTATCACCAGCCCGGCGTAGAAGCTGGTAAGAAGGCTGCCGGAGACTTCCTGAAGATTCTTACCAACGTGAGGGCACAGCTCGTGAAAGCAGGCTCTGCCACGGCGGATGAAGTGGCTTCTGCCATCGGTGCTGATGCCGAGGAAGTGTACCACTGCCTCGTGCATCTCGCAGCCAATGAAGCCCATGTGGCTCAGTCTTTGGGCAAAACTCCGGGTGACGACCGCTTCACGTTGGAAACGCACGCTTGA